DNA sequence from the Butyricimonas faecalis genome:
CAATGGAAAATTCTTTCGTATAATTTCTTGCAGATTATTTTGATGTAAATAAACAACTATTTGTTTTACCTCTGAATGAGTTTTCAGAGTAATGATTTCATCTTCTGTTTCAACTAAAAACTCTCCACCGAACACAATGTTTGTCGGAACAGAATTTTCCTCATCCCACTCGCCACCACCAAGACAATATTGGATACCTTCCCATGCTTTATCCAACTCACAACCACGAGGCGTTTCCAATAAAGTTTCCTCTATTTCCTCTAACATATAGTCATATCGTTCGTCATGTGGTAAGGAACGAAGTTTGTTCAGTTCATCTTCTTTCAAAGCATATAAAACACCTAATCTTGACATAATTAATTCTCCTATTGTTTAATT
Encoded proteins:
- a CDS encoding YfbM family protein; amino-acid sequence: MSRLGVLYALKEDELNKLRSLPHDERYDYMLEEIEETLLETPRGCELDKAWEGIQYCLGGGEWDEENSVPTNIVFGGEFLVETEDEIITLKTHSEVKQIVVYLHQNNLQEIIRKNFPLINEQEYSLPKNDDTLNYLLGWSGDIQSFYENAQKEGCSVIFTVDL